One segment of Lachancea thermotolerans CBS 6340 chromosome E complete sequence DNA contains the following:
- a CDS encoding KLTH0E08734p (similar to uniprot|Q06177 Saccharomyces cerevisiae YLR327C RBF9 Hypothetical ORF and YGR008C uniprot|P16965 Saccharomyces cerevisiae YGR008C STF2 ATPase stabilizing factor), with amino-acid sequence MTRTNKWTVHEDKAESHYFTHNGNYGNSPNGVKKHGSGKANWGRPGDEIEDLIQAGEVPPVFHKQRRGSNNQSHESKFGQVQNFHE; translated from the coding sequence ATGACTAGAACAAACAAGTGGACAGTTCACGAGGACAAGGCCGAGTCGCACTACTTTACGCACAACGGCAACTACGGGAATTCGCCTAACGGGGTCAAGAAGCACGGATCCGGCAAGGCCAACTGGGGCCGGCCCGGGGATGAGATCGAGGATCTCATTCAGGCCGGAGAGGTGCCCCCAGTGTTCCACAAGCAGAGGCGTGGATCCAACAACCAGAGCCACGAAAGCAAGTTCGGCCAGGTGCAGAACTTCCACGAATAG